The following coding sequences are from one Sphingobium sp. Cam5-1 window:
- a CDS encoding AAA family ATPase — MRFEGTEDYVATDDLKVAVNAAVLLRRPLLVKGEPGTGKTVLAQEIAKALDAPLIEWNVKSTTKAHQGLYEYDAVARLRDGQLGDPRVHDISNYIRKGKLWEAFTSPTLPVLLIDEIDKADIEFPNDLLQELDRMAFHVYETGETVAAQERPVVVITSNNEKELPDAFLRRCFFHYIKFPDRETMQAIVDVHFPGIQKILVSRALDLFYEIRDVPGLKKKPSTSELLDWLKLLLNEDMPLDVLQDRDPTKTIPPLHGALLKNEQDIMMFERLAFMARRQGR, encoded by the coding sequence ATGCGGTTTGAAGGTACGGAAGATTATGTCGCCACCGACGACCTGAAGGTCGCGGTGAACGCAGCCGTTCTGCTGCGCCGTCCCCTTTTGGTGAAGGGCGAGCCGGGTACGGGCAAGACCGTGCTGGCGCAGGAAATCGCCAAGGCGCTGGATGCGCCGCTGATCGAATGGAACGTCAAATCGACGACCAAGGCGCATCAGGGCCTGTATGAATATGATGCCGTGGCGCGGCTTCGCGATGGCCAGCTGGGCGATCCGCGTGTTCATGACATCAGCAACTATATCCGCAAGGGCAAGCTGTGGGAGGCCTTCACTTCCCCCACCCTGCCCGTGCTGCTGATCGACGAGATCGACAAGGCTGACATCGAGTTTCCGAACGACCTGTTGCAGGAACTCGATCGCATGGCCTTCCACGTCTATGAGACGGGGGAGACGGTCGCGGCACAGGAACGGCCGGTGGTGGTGATCACTTCCAACAATGAGAAGGAACTGCCCGACGCGTTCCTTCGGCGCTGCTTCTTCCACTACATCAAATTCCCTGACCGGGAGACGATGCAGGCCATTGTCGACGTGCATTTTCCCGGCATTCAGAAGATTCTGGTCAGCCGGGCTCTCGACCTCTTCTACGAGATACGCGATGTGCCGGGGCTGAAGAAGAAGCCGTCGACCAGCGAGCTGCTCGACTGGTTGAAGCTGCTACTCAACGAGGACATGCCGCTGGACGTGTTGCAGGATCGCGATCCAACCAAGACTATTCCGCCACTTCATGGCGCGCTGCTGAAGAATGAGCAGGATATCATGATGTTCGAACGTCTGGCATTCATGGCACGGCGGCAGGGGCGGTAA